A genomic window from Camelus ferus isolate YT-003-E chromosome 9, BCGSAC_Cfer_1.0, whole genome shotgun sequence includes:
- the CTTNBP2NL gene encoding CTTNBP2 N-terminal-like protein: MNLEKLSKPELLTLFSILEGELEARDLVIEALKAQHRDTFIEERYGKYNISDPLMALQRDFETLKEKNDGEKQPVCTNPLSILKVVMKQCKNMQERMLSQLAAAESRHRKVILDLEEERQRHAQDTAEGDDVTYMLEKERERLTQQLEFEKSQVKKFEKEQKKLSSQLEEERSRHKQLSSMLVRECKKATSKAAEEGQKAGELSLRLEKERSRASRLEEELAAERKRGLQTEAQVEKQLSEFDIEREQLRAKLTREEKRTRSLKEETESLKRIVKDLEASHQQSSPREQLKKPVTVSKGTATEPPVLVSVFCQTESFQAERTHGSSIAKVATTGLPGPTTPTYSYAKTNGHFDPELQTTKELMTGSSGENQVPPREKSAGLAQEKAVENGGCPVGTEVPGPTPGHLPSSGSSPSPSSTASSSLTSSPCSSPVLTKRLLGSSASSPGYQSSYQVGINQRFHAARHKFQSQADQDQQASGLQSPPSRDLSPTLMDNSAAKQLARNTVTQVLSRFTNQQGPIKPVSPNSSPFGTDYRNLANTANPRGDTSHSPTPGKVSSPLSPLSPGIKSPTIPRAERGNPPPIPPKKPGLTPSPSATAPLTKTHSQPSSLTTTEDLASNCSSNAVVANGKDVELLLPTSS, from the exons gcGCAACACAGAGACACTTTCATTGAAGAACGCTATGGAAAATACAACATCAGTGACCCTTTAATGGCGCTCCAGAGAGACTTTGAAACACTGAAGGAGAAGAACGATGGTGAAAAGCAGCCGGTCTGCACAAACCCACTCTCGATTCTGAAGGTGGTGATGAAGCAGTGCAAGAACATGCAGGAGCGCATGCTGTCCCAGCTGGCCGCCGCTGAGAGCCGGCACCGGAAG gTGATCCTAGacctggaggaggaaagacagaggCATGCACAGGACACAGCCGAAGGagatgatgtcacttacatgctAGAGAAGGAGAGGGAGCGGCTGACTCAACAG TTGGAATTTGAAAAGTCCCAGGTGAAGAAGTTTGAGAAAGAGCAGAAGAAGCTCTCCagccagctggaggaggagcGCTCCCGCCACAAGCAGCTGTCGTCCATGCTGGTGCGCGAGTGCAAGAAGGCCACCAGCAAGGCAGCCGAGGAGGGCCAGAAGGCGGGCGAGCTGAGCCTGCggctggagaaggagaggagcCGGGCGAGCAGGCTGGAGGAAGAGCTGGCCGCCGAGAGGAAGCGAGGCTTGCAGACCGAGGCCCAGGTGGAAAAGCAGTTGTCCGAGTTCGACATTGAAAGAGAACAGCTGAGAGCAAAACTGACCCGAGAGGAGAAGCGGACCAGGAGCCTGAAGGAAGAGACGGAGAGTTTGAAGAGGATAGTGAAGGACCTGGAGGCTTCTCACCAGCAGAGTAGCCCCCGTGAGCAACTGAAGAAACCGGTGACCGTGTCTAAAGGCACAGCAACTGAACCTCCCGTGCTGGTGTCTGTATTTTGCCAAACAGAGAgttttcaggcagaaagaacCCACGGGAGCAGCATCGCCAAGGTGGCCACCACTGGGCTGCCTGGTCCCACCACTCCTACTTACTCTTATGCAAAAACCAATGGCCATTTTGACCCAGAGCTGCAGACCACCAAGGAGTTGATGACAGGCAGCAGTGGGGAAAACCAAGTGCCTCCACGAGAGAAGTCAGCGGGATTGGCCCAAGAGAAGGCAGTAGAGAACGGCGGGTGTCCTGTGGGAACAGAGGTTCCAGGCCCCACGCCCGGTCACCTGCCTTCCAGTGGGAGCTCACCGTCTCCCAGCAGCACAGCCTCTTCCTCACTCACGTCCTCTCCTTGCTCCTCTCCAGTACTAACTAAGCGCTTATTGGGGTCCTCAGCTAGCAGCCCTGGCTACCAGTCATCCTACCAAGTAGGGATCAACCAGCGTTTCCATGCCGCTCGGCACAAATTTCAGTCCCAAGCAGATCAGGACCAGCAAGCTAGTGGTCTCCAGAGCCCTCCTTCCAGGGATCTGTCCCCCACCCTCATGGACAACTCGGCCGCCAAGCAGCTAGCCCGAAACACAGTCACTCAGGTGCTCTCCAGATTCACTAACCAACAAGGGCCAATCAAGCCTGTCTCTCCTAACAGCTCCCCCTTTGGCACAGACTATCGAAATCTGGCCAACACTGCCAACCCAAGAGGTGACACCAGCCATTCACCTACTCCAGGGAAAGTGTCCAGTCCTCTGAGCCCCCTGTCTCCGGGGATCAAGTCCCCTACTATCCCCAGAGCTGAGAGAGGAAACCCTCCACCCATCCCACCCAAAAAACCCGGCCTCACTCCTTCTCCATCTGCTACCGCTCCACTGACCAAAACTCATTCCCAGCCCTCCTCTTTGACCACCACAGAAGACCTTGCCAGCAACTGCTCTTCTAATGCTGTTGTAGCCAACGGCAAGGACGTTGAGCTACTTCTGCCTACCAGCAGCTAG